From the genome of Sphingomonas sp. HMP6, one region includes:
- a CDS encoding CpaD family pilus assembly protein, which produces MYKRTLLIATGLAPALLIGACTTVGPGSGTENRGLESVHQPVVSRSDYALDVATSGNGLAPGEEQRLAGWMGSLRLGYGDQVAIDDPNPGGTGVRDDVARQVARYGLLVSDDAPLTNAPVTPGMIRVVVSRMQASVPGCPDFSRVRGPDFEGHTGSNQGCAINTNLAAMVANPTDLVRGQTGNGITDTATSGKAIDLYRKATPTGAGGTTVKSESSKGGN; this is translated from the coding sequence ATGTACAAGCGTACACTTCTGATCGCGACCGGCCTGGCCCCCGCCCTGTTGATCGGCGCGTGCACGACTGTCGGCCCGGGTTCGGGCACCGAAAACCGCGGCCTCGAATCGGTTCATCAACCGGTCGTCAGCCGCAGCGATTATGCACTCGACGTGGCAACCAGCGGCAACGGCTTGGCCCCCGGCGAGGAACAGCGCCTTGCCGGCTGGATGGGCTCGCTGCGGCTCGGCTATGGCGATCAAGTCGCGATCGACGATCCCAATCCCGGCGGCACGGGCGTACGCGACGATGTGGCGCGCCAAGTCGCGCGCTATGGCCTGCTTGTATCCGACGACGCGCCGCTCACCAATGCGCCGGTCACGCCGGGAATGATCCGCGTGGTGGTCAGCCGGATGCAGGCGAGCGTCCCCGGCTGCCCCGATTTCAGCCGCGTCCGCGGCCCCGATTTCGAGGGGCATACCGGATCCAATCAAGGCTGCGCGATCAACACCAATCTCGCCGCGATGGTCGCTAACCCGACCGATCTGGTCCGCGGGCAGACCGGCAACGGCATCACCGACACTGCAACATCGGGCAAGGCGATCGACCTGTATCGCAAGGCGACCCCGACCGGTGCCGGCGGGACGACGGTTAAGTCCGAAAGCTCGAAAGGCGGCAACTGA
- a CDS encoding YegP family protein — MAHKFVIEQNKTGEYVAKFKYNSETIFWTEGYASKAGAKNAIESVLKNGPDAPVEEA, encoded by the coding sequence ATGGCACATAAATTCGTGATCGAGCAGAACAAGACCGGTGAATACGTCGCCAAGTTCAAATACAATAGCGAGACGATCTTCTGGACCGAAGGCTATGCCAGCAAGGCCGGCGCAAAAAATGCGATCGAGTCAGTGCTGAAAAACGGCCCGGACGCTCCGGTCGAAGAAGCCTAA
- a CDS encoding alpha/beta fold hydrolase, translating into MVSPQLYRRAIPAAARITRWTARDGWMLRRFDWPVQRRVRGRMLFLGGRGDIFEKYLEAFAHWHAQGWSITSFDWRGQGGSGRLSPDPHVGHVDDFKLYVDDFRDFWAHWVTEGPGPHVVMCHSMGGHLALRALVEGAAMPDAAVFVAPMLGLHSPLGWTLGERLASVMTALGNPARPAWRGNEKPGATETRQALLTHDPERYADELFWQSSKAELLLGPPSWRWVAEAFTSTRRLRGDSRLKTLSVPILMLVADCDKLVSPKAAYQTAAKLPDAQIVRFGREAAHELLREVDAVRNRVIGEIDGFLSARAPGRA; encoded by the coding sequence ATGGTCTCCCCGCAACTCTATCGCCGTGCGATTCCCGCGGCCGCGCGGATCACGCGCTGGACGGCACGCGACGGCTGGATGCTGCGCCGATTCGACTGGCCGGTGCAGCGCCGCGTTCGCGGGCGAATGCTGTTTCTGGGCGGCCGCGGCGACATTTTCGAAAAGTATCTGGAGGCCTTCGCGCACTGGCACGCGCAAGGCTGGTCGATCACCTCGTTCGACTGGCGCGGCCAGGGCGGGTCTGGGCGATTGTCGCCAGATCCGCATGTCGGCCATGTCGACGACTTCAAGCTCTACGTCGACGACTTTCGCGATTTCTGGGCGCATTGGGTGACGGAAGGGCCCGGTCCGCATGTCGTCATGTGCCACTCGATGGGCGGTCATCTGGCGCTGCGCGCGCTGGTCGAAGGGGCGGCGATGCCCGATGCTGCGGTGTTCGTCGCACCGATGTTGGGTCTGCACAGCCCGCTTGGCTGGACGCTGGGCGAGCGGCTGGCGAGCGTGATGACCGCGCTTGGCAATCCGGCGCGACCGGCCTGGCGCGGCAATGAGAAACCCGGGGCAACCGAGACGCGGCAAGCATTGCTGACGCATGACCCGGAGCGCTATGCTGACGAACTCTTCTGGCAATCGTCCAAAGCAGAACTGCTGCTCGGCCCGCCGAGCTGGCGCTGGGTGGCGGAGGCGTTCACCTCGACCCGGCGTCTGCGCGGCGATTCGCGGCTGAAGACGCTGTCGGTGCCGATTCTGATGCTGGTGGCGGATTGCGACAAGCTCGTCTCGCCCAAGGCGGCGTATCAGACTGCAGCGAAGCTGCCCGATGCGCAGATCGTTCGCTTCGGGCGGGAGGCGGCGCACGAATTGCTGCGTGAGGTGGATGCGGTGCGTAATCGCGTGATCGGCGAAATCGACGGTTTCCTGTCCGCTCGGGCGCCGGGGAGAGCATGA
- a CDS encoding NAD(P)/FAD-dependent oxidoreductase: protein MTRYDIAIVGAGMAGASLAAAVAPHASVVLLEAEELPGYHATGRSAAFWSESYGGPGVQPLTTASGAALRDGGFLEDLGSLHIGRAADEAAIEAFLGEFAGSGVELRQVDPRAYIPGLRAEWTLGVMEQSSTYIDVAGLHARYLADARRAGATLMLSAPLQAATHSGDRWQITTGAGAVSATILVNAAGAWADEVARRADVAPIGITAYRRTVVQLVTDPAPPATMPHIADIAGNFYFKPEAGGRLWLSPHDETKVEPGDVQPEEIDVATAIDRFEHVVDWRITKLERRWAGLRSFALDRLPVYGFASDSPGFFWCAGQGGFGIQTAPAAAALAAAVLLGLAPDESVAGIDPARYAPGRFHALA from the coding sequence ATGACGCGCTACGATATCGCCATCGTCGGGGCGGGCATGGCGGGCGCGAGCCTGGCGGCAGCGGTCGCGCCGCATGCGTCGGTCGTGCTGCTGGAGGCGGAGGAGCTGCCGGGCTATCACGCGACCGGGCGATCGGCGGCGTTCTGGTCCGAAAGCTATGGCGGGCCGGGGGTGCAGCCGCTGACGACGGCGTCGGGCGCAGCGCTGCGCGACGGCGGGTTTCTCGAGGATCTCGGGTCGCTGCATATCGGTCGTGCGGCGGACGAAGCCGCGATCGAGGCGTTTCTGGGCGAGTTTGCAGGTTCAGGGGTAGAACTGCGGCAAGTCGATCCGCGGGCGTATATTCCGGGTCTGCGCGCCGAATGGACGCTCGGCGTCATGGAGCAGAGCAGCACATACATCGACGTGGCGGGGCTGCACGCGCGGTATTTGGCCGATGCGCGGCGCGCCGGGGCAACGCTGATGCTGTCGGCGCCGCTGCAGGCGGCGACGCATAGTGGTGATCGCTGGCAGATCACGACCGGAGCGGGGGCAGTGTCGGCGACGATCCTGGTCAATGCAGCCGGTGCCTGGGCCGATGAGGTCGCGCGCCGCGCCGATGTCGCACCGATCGGTATCACCGCGTACCGGCGCACGGTGGTGCAATTGGTAACCGATCCGGCCCCGCCCGCGACGATGCCGCATATCGCCGACATCGCCGGCAATTTCTATTTCAAGCCCGAGGCGGGCGGGCGGTTGTGGCTCAGCCCGCATGACGAAACCAAGGTCGAGCCCGGCGATGTCCAGCCCGAGGAAATCGACGTCGCCACCGCGATCGACCGGTTCGAACACGTCGTCGATTGGCGTATTACCAAGCTCGAGCGGCGCTGGGCGGGCTTGCGCAGCTTCGCGCTCGATCGTCTGCCCGTTTATGGCTTCGCGTCCGATTCGCCTGGATTTTTCTGGTGTGCGGGGCAGGGGGGGTTCGGCATCCAAACCGCGCCGGCGGCGGCTGCGCTTGCGGCGGCGGTGCTGTTGGGTTTGGCGCCCGATGAGAGCGTCGCCGGGATCGATCCGGCACGCTACGCGCCCGGGCGCTTCCACGCGCTGGCGTAA
- a CDS encoding pilus assembly protein N-terminal domain-containing protein encodes MRSVSISLGWSLAVALVGGSVAVAPAAAPAQTVSGGTVLQVNTGRGRLVTLTRPMSDIFVADDKIADVQVRSPTQLYIFGKTAGETTVSVTNKAGAVVYSATVRVGNNFDSIQQMLSLAMPDARIVATPMNGLVLLTGTVKAPEDGAEATRLVQAYVGDTTKVLSRLGTATPLQVNLQVRIAEVSRSFVKNIGVNLQTLNNSGGFNFGIGQGRGASPQYTPGGPLFVGGTVASTGTSLLTTVANGTTLGAAGKILGLDVLSSLDLGERDGEVSTLANPNITVISGETGSFLAGGEIPIPISQGLGAVSVEYKQYGVSLSYTPTVLADGRISMRVRPEVSQLSSDGAVTIAGTTIPALSTRRVETTVELGSGQSMMIGGLLSNSHNNSITKAPGLGDVPVLGALFRSNAFQRNETELVIVITPYLVKPTNANDIALPTDGLKSPTDLGRVFLGQLSNGTTGGDRPKPTLAPRSTAQPTFGAVTPAPVVPTVPGPAPAPSPQRRDETISAAPAPVVPPKKGLAAAPGFSLN; translated from the coding sequence ATGCGTAGCGTGTCCATCTCGCTCGGCTGGTCGCTCGCCGTCGCGCTCGTCGGCGGAAGCGTCGCGGTCGCGCCGGCGGCTGCCCCGGCCCAGACCGTCAGCGGCGGTACGGTGTTGCAAGTCAACACCGGTCGCGGACGCCTCGTCACGCTGACGCGGCCGATGAGCGACATCTTCGTCGCCGACGACAAGATCGCCGACGTCCAGGTCCGATCGCCGACCCAGCTCTATATCTTCGGCAAGACTGCCGGCGAAACGACTGTTTCGGTCACCAACAAGGCGGGCGCCGTGGTCTATTCCGCCACCGTCCGCGTCGGCAACAACTTCGATTCGATCCAGCAGATGCTGTCGCTCGCCATGCCCGACGCCCGCATCGTGGCGACGCCGATGAACGGGCTCGTCCTGCTCACCGGCACCGTGAAGGCACCGGAAGACGGCGCGGAAGCGACCCGCCTGGTTCAGGCCTATGTGGGGGACACGACCAAGGTGCTCTCGCGTCTCGGCACGGCGACGCCGCTCCAGGTCAACCTGCAAGTCCGCATCGCCGAGGTCAGCCGCAGCTTCGTGAAGAACATCGGCGTCAATTTGCAAACCCTGAACAATAGCGGCGGCTTCAATTTCGGCATCGGCCAAGGCCGCGGCGCCTCTCCGCAATATACGCCGGGCGGGCCGCTGTTCGTCGGCGGCACGGTCGCTTCGACCGGGACCAGCTTGCTCACCACGGTTGCCAACGGCACCACGCTTGGCGCAGCGGGCAAGATCCTCGGCCTCGACGTCTTGTCCTCGCTCGATCTGGGCGAGCGCGACGGTGAGGTTTCGACCCTCGCCAACCCAAACATCACGGTCATTTCGGGCGAGACCGGCTCGTTCCTGGCCGGCGGCGAAATCCCGATCCCGATCAGCCAGGGGCTTGGCGCGGTGTCGGTCGAGTATAAGCAATATGGCGTCAGCCTGTCCTACACGCCGACGGTGCTGGCGGACGGCCGCATCTCGATGCGGGTGCGTCCGGAAGTGTCGCAATTGTCATCGGACGGTGCCGTGACGATCGCCGGGACGACGATCCCGGCGCTCAGCACGCGGCGGGTGGAGACGACGGTCGAGCTCGGTTCGGGCCAAAGCATGATGATCGGCGGCCTGCTGTCGAACAGCCACAACAATTCGATCACCAAGGCGCCCGGACTGGGCGATGTGCCAGTGCTCGGCGCGCTGTTCCGCTCGAACGCGTTTCAGCGCAACGAAACCGAATTGGTCATCGTGATCACGCCCTATCTGGTCAAACCGACCAACGCGAACGACATCGCTCTGCCGACCGACGGGCTCAAATCCCCGACTGATCTCGGCCGTGTGTTCCTGGGCCAGTTGAGCAACGGCACCACCGGCGGTGATCGCCCCAAACCGACGCTCGCGCCGCGCAGCACAGCGCAGCCGACCTTCGGTGCGGTGACCCCCGCGCCGGTCGTTCCGACGGTTCCCGGACCCGCGCCTGCGCCCAGCCCGCAGCGCCGCGACGAAACGATCTCGGCTGCTCCAGCCCCGGTTGTGCCGCCCAAGAAGGGCCTTGCCGCCGCGCCCGGTTTCAGCCTCAATTAA
- the thrB gene encoding homoserine kinase → MAVYTPVSAEILAGFLARYDVGELVSAKGIAEGVENTNYLVDTTAGRFILTLYEKRVDGGDLPYFMALLDHLAVRGCPVPPAIKDRDGVAIQTLEGRPACLIQFLPGVSVTHPTPVQALAAGTALGEMHVALADFPLDRANSMGSATWQPLLDRCGSDLDAIAPGLHHDMAFALADVAATWERVPLPRSTIHADLFPDNVLMRGDTVGGLIDFYFACTDIRTYDLAVMHAAWAFDPSGATFDAAVGDALIVGYGRSFPLSEQELSAFNGLAVGACIRFTLSRAWDWLNTPADALVTRKDPLAFWRRVKIYDPNLAAKLKTLS, encoded by the coding sequence ATGGCCGTCTACACGCCTGTCTCGGCCGAGATTCTGGCCGGTTTTCTCGCGCGCTATGACGTCGGCGAGTTGGTGTCGGCCAAGGGCATCGCCGAGGGGGTCGAGAACACCAACTACCTGGTCGATACGACTGCCGGGCGGTTTATCCTGACGCTGTACGAGAAGCGGGTAGACGGCGGCGACTTGCCCTATTTCATGGCACTGCTCGATCATCTCGCGGTGCGCGGGTGCCCGGTGCCGCCTGCGATCAAGGACCGGGATGGCGTGGCGATCCAGACGCTTGAGGGGCGGCCAGCGTGCCTGATCCAGTTCCTTCCTGGCGTTTCGGTCACGCATCCAACGCCCGTACAAGCGCTGGCTGCGGGCACGGCGCTGGGCGAAATGCACGTGGCGCTGGCCGATTTTCCGCTCGATCGCGCTAATTCGATGGGTTCTGCAACGTGGCAACCGCTGCTGGACCGGTGTGGAAGCGATCTCGATGCGATCGCCCCCGGGCTGCACCACGATATGGCCTTCGCGCTCGCCGATGTGGCCGCGACTTGGGAGCGCGTTCCCCTGCCCCGGTCGACCATCCATGCCGATCTGTTTCCGGACAATGTGTTGATGCGCGGCGATACGGTCGGCGGGCTGATCGACTTCTATTTCGCCTGCACCGACATCCGCACGTATGATCTGGCGGTCATGCATGCCGCCTGGGCGTTCGATCCGAGCGGCGCGACCTTCGACGCGGCCGTCGGCGATGCGCTGATCGTCGGCTATGGCCGCAGCTTCCCTTTGTCCGAGCAGGAACTGTCCGCCTTCAATGGTCTCGCCGTCGGCGCGTGCATCCGCTTCACTTTGTCGCGCGCGTGGGATTGGCTCAACACCCCCGCCGATGCGCTGGTGACACGCAAGGACCCGCTCGCCTTCTGGCGACGCGTCAAAATCTACGACCCCAACCTCGCTGCCAAGTTAAAGACGCTGTCATGA
- the rnhA gene encoding ribonuclease HI: MTELTKIEIATDGACKGNPGPGGWGALIRSGGTEKELSGGELLTTNNRMELTAAIEGLNALKRPCHVTLSTDSRYVMDGLTKWIKGWQKNGWKTAAKQPVKNADLWQRLIDAAKPHRIEWVWVKGHAGHPDNERADTLASDAAVAAGRRG, encoded by the coding sequence ATGACCGAACTCACCAAGATCGAAATCGCCACCGATGGCGCCTGCAAGGGCAATCCCGGCCCCGGCGGCTGGGGCGCGTTGATCCGTTCGGGCGGAACCGAGAAGGAATTGTCGGGCGGTGAGCTGCTCACGACCAACAATCGCATGGAGCTGACCGCGGCGATCGAGGGGCTCAACGCGCTGAAGCGCCCGTGCCATGTCACATTATCGACCGACAGCCGTTACGTGATGGACGGCCTGACCAAATGGATCAAAGGCTGGCAGAAAAACGGCTGGAAGACCGCCGCGAAACAGCCGGTCAAGAATGCCGATCTCTGGCAAAGGCTGATCGACGCGGCGAAACCGCACCGGATCGAATGGGTCTGGGTCAAGGGCCATGCCGGCCACCCCGACAACGAACGCGCAGACACGCTGGCGAGCGATGCCGCGGTGGCGGCGGGGCGGCGCGGTTAG
- the cpaB gene encoding Flp pilus assembly protein CpaB: MDSRKVILLVGALIVAAITAFMARSLIVGSSAPQAAAVVAQQPTGPEVLVATKPLPVGTILDATSLRYQPWPKDLVENVYFIKKAGFDPRTLVGTVVRNAMTAGQPITNGSLVKPGDRGFLAAALGPGMRAVTVPVQTQTSVAGFVFPGDRIDLILTQSVPGGGDGPPLKAAETIMRNLRVLATDQRTDNATGEDGKSIVRTFSNVTIEATPKIAEQIAVAQTLGSLSLSLRSIADNSSELEQAIASGDVSMPDDPKAEKAMLTRIASTPSTGTSTMATGADVSRFQRRTVPGKTATNGPMGGVGSSAGAFPGGAVNTGPVVHIARGNAVTEVAVGGKK, translated from the coding sequence ATGGATAGTCGCAAGGTCATATTGCTGGTGGGTGCGCTGATCGTCGCGGCGATCACGGCGTTCATGGCACGATCGCTGATCGTGGGCAGTTCGGCGCCGCAAGCCGCAGCCGTCGTTGCCCAACAGCCGACCGGACCCGAGGTCTTGGTCGCCACCAAGCCACTGCCCGTCGGCACGATCCTCGACGCGACCTCGCTGCGCTATCAGCCGTGGCCGAAGGATCTGGTCGAAAACGTCTATTTCATCAAGAAGGCTGGCTTCGACCCCAGAACGCTGGTGGGCACGGTCGTGCGCAACGCCATGACCGCGGGCCAGCCGATCACCAACGGATCGCTGGTCAAGCCAGGCGACCGCGGTTTCCTCGCTGCCGCCCTCGGGCCGGGCATGCGCGCGGTCACCGTGCCGGTACAGACCCAGACCAGCGTCGCGGGCTTCGTTTTCCCCGGCGATCGCATCGATCTGATCCTGACGCAAAGCGTGCCGGGCGGCGGTGACGGTCCGCCGCTGAAGGCGGCCGAGACGATCATGCGCAATCTGCGCGTCCTCGCCACCGATCAGCGCACCGACAATGCGACCGGCGAAGATGGCAAGAGCATTGTCCGCACCTTTTCGAACGTGACGATCGAAGCGACGCCAAAGATCGCCGAGCAGATCGCCGTCGCACAGACGCTCGGCTCGCTCTCGCTGTCGCTGCGCTCGATCGCCGACAATAGCAGCGAGCTCGAACAAGCGATCGCCAGCGGTGATGTCAGCATGCCCGACGATCCAAAGGCGGAGAAGGCAATGCTGACCAGAATCGCCAGCACGCCGTCGACCGGCACGTCCACCATGGCGACCGGCGCCGACGTGTCGCGCTTTCAGCGTCGTACCGTGCCCGGCAAGACTGCCACGAACGGCCCGATGGGCGGCGTTGGGTCGAGCGCCGGCGCGTTTCCGGGGGGTGCGGTCAATACCGGCCCGGTCGTCCATATCGCACGGGGAAATGCGGTGACGGAAGTCGCCGTTGGGGGGAAGAAGTAG
- a CDS encoding A24 family peptidase → MGGPSFSAVLLVALAMILVSAGIQDARTREIANWKNAVIALMAPLWWWSNGLALWPDMAMQIGLALIVFGLFVAAFQFGWMGGGDVKMIGALALWLPLVPLMWMLIVMSLIGGALTMALLIEHAIRHRTGQIEVPYGVAIAIAALIALREPLFNHFGVNA, encoded by the coding sequence ATGGGTGGGCCTTCCTTTTCTGCAGTGTTGCTCGTCGCACTCGCGATGATCCTGGTTTCCGCCGGGATTCAGGACGCGCGCACGCGCGAAATCGCGAATTGGAAGAATGCCGTGATCGCGCTGATGGCCCCGCTGTGGTGGTGGTCGAACGGCTTGGCGCTATGGCCCGACATGGCGATGCAGATCGGCCTGGCGCTGATTGTGTTCGGCCTGTTCGTCGCGGCATTCCAGTTCGGCTGGATGGGCGGCGGCGATGTCAAGATGATCGGGGCGCTCGCTCTGTGGCTGCCGCTGGTGCCGCTGATGTGGATGCTGATCGTCATGTCGCTAATTGGCGGCGCGCTGACGATGGCATTGCTGATCGAGCACGCGATCCGGCATCGTACCGGCCAGATCGAGGTGCCGTACGGCGTCGCGATCGCGATCGCCGCGCTGATTGCGTTGCGTGAACCGCTTTTTAACCACTTTGGTGTGAATGCTTAA